From a region of the Candidatus Dependentiae bacterium genome:
- a CDS encoding tRNA-guanosine(34) transglycosylase, whose protein sequence is MNYFRFELLHQSTKSRARVGRIHTPHGIIDTPGFVAVGTNGVLKSIDNAMVNQLGLQLMFCNTYHLMVHPGADVVAQAGGLHKFINRPYPIITDSGGFQVFSLAYGTVKEELKSKGTKKYTQAVVKIKEEGVLFRSYRDGSPLLLTPESSIQAQKKLGADIIIPFDELPPYHFDPAALKKSLYRTHRWEERSLNEHLKNPQQQAIYAVIHGGINPDFRALSCKTLSQLPFDGFAIGGSLGKNRQEMTDMLLYTVPLLPEDKPNHLLGIGDLESVDACVRLGIDTFDSSHPTRCARHGLLFTSRGDVKILQTKYRDCYEPIDKNCGCPTCQNYTLSYVHHLFKAHESAGLTLASIHNLYFMIQLMKNYRTSILNGDI, encoded by the coding sequence ATGAACTATTTTCGTTTTGAGCTTTTGCATCAATCAACCAAATCTCGAGCTCGCGTTGGACGCATACATACACCACACGGTATTATTGACACCCCTGGCTTTGTAGCCGTTGGCACCAATGGCGTTCTTAAAAGTATTGATAACGCAATGGTAAACCAACTTGGCTTACAACTTATGTTTTGCAATACCTACCACCTTATGGTTCACCCGGGAGCGGATGTTGTTGCTCAAGCAGGTGGTCTTCATAAGTTTATCAATCGTCCGTATCCTATTATTACTGACTCGGGTGGCTTTCAAGTGTTTAGCCTCGCTTACGGTACTGTTAAAGAAGAGCTTAAGAGTAAAGGCACCAAAAAATATACTCAAGCAGTAGTAAAGATAAAAGAAGAAGGCGTATTGTTTAGGTCGTATCGGGATGGTAGCCCTTTACTGCTTACACCTGAATCATCAATTCAGGCACAAAAAAAACTAGGTGCTGACATTATTATTCCCTTTGATGAGTTGCCGCCTTATCACTTTGATCCAGCAGCGCTTAAAAAATCGCTTTATCGTACTCATAGATGGGAAGAAAGATCACTTAACGAGCACCTTAAAAACCCGCAACAACAAGCTATTTACGCCGTGATTCATGGTGGCATAAACCCAGATTTTCGCGCACTAAGCTGCAAAACACTTTCTCAGTTACCGTTTGATGGCTTTGCAATTGGCGGCAGTTTAGGCAAAAATCGTCAAGAGATGACCGATATGCTCTTGTATACGGTACCCTTACTGCCAGAAGATAAGCCTAATCATTTGCTTGGCATTGGTGACCTAGAATCAGTTGATGCTTGCGTTCGCTTAGGTATTGATACTTTTGATAGTTCACACCCTACACGTTGCGCTCGGCATGGTCTTCTCTTTACTTCACGCGGTGACGTTAAAATACTTCAGACTAAATATCGTGATTGCTACGAACCTATAGATAAAAATTGTGGGTGCCCAACGTGTCAGAACTACACTCTTTCTTATGTACACCATTTATTTAAAGCACATGAATCTGCTGGATTAACTTTAGCGTCTATTCATAATTTATATTTTATGATTCAGCTTATGAAAAATTATAGAACCAGTATTTTAAACGGAGATATCTAG
- a CDS encoding DUF167 domain-containing protein, with protein sequence MPLIIEIKVKPKSGSSSILLDTSNTIVVRVKSLPEDGKANGEVIKLFSKALRIPQASITIITGATIKNKRIKLEVSLTLPELLTKLGLDKQHSFV encoded by the coding sequence ATGCCACTTATAATAGAAATCAAAGTTAAACCAAAATCAGGATCAAGTTCCATTTTGCTTGATACATCTAATACTATTGTTGTACGTGTAAAAAGTCTACCTGAAGACGGTAAAGCTAATGGAGAAGTTATAAAATTGTTTTCTAAAGCTTTGCGTATACCGCAAGCTAGCATAACAATCATAACGGGCGCTACTATAAAAAACAAAAGAATTAAACTGGAGGTATCGTTGACTTTGCCTGAGCTGCTTACTAAACTAGGCCTTGATAAACAGCACTCTTTTGTATAA
- a CDS encoding queuosine precursor transporter produces MITNIALFFISIACVSTATLIALKLGKQALIALICVQVILVNLFVSKEIILFGFTATSSDSLAVGITLGFNLLQEYFGRLEAQKTIWVSFFCSLFYTSMSLLQVAYIPTALDTTSEHFEALLSPMPRVIGASLIVFLIVQQLDTRLYAFLSTRLKNRFFILRNYSSVAITQFVDTVLFSFLGLYKLNGNFDSLTAIFEIIVISYTIKLIVIAVAAPFLALSKKIIHH; encoded by the coding sequence ATGATTACAAATATAGCTCTTTTTTTTATTTCTATTGCCTGCGTAAGCACGGCAACTCTTATAGCGCTTAAACTAGGAAAACAAGCTCTTATTGCACTTATTTGTGTTCAAGTAATCTTAGTTAACCTATTTGTATCAAAAGAAATTATACTTTTTGGGTTTACTGCTACTTCTTCAGATTCACTTGCTGTTGGTATAACATTAGGTTTTAATTTACTTCAAGAATACTTTGGTCGCCTAGAAGCTCAAAAAACCATCTGGGTCAGTTTTTTTTGTTCACTTTTCTATACAAGTATGTCTTTACTACAAGTAGCTTATATTCCTACGGCGCTCGATACGACCTCAGAGCATTTTGAAGCACTGCTTAGCCCTATGCCGCGTGTTATAGGTGCCTCGCTTATAGTATTTTTAATAGTACAACAATTAGATACGCGACTTTACGCTTTTTTATCAACTCGTTTAAAAAACCGCTTTTTTATTTTAAGAAACTATAGCTCAGTTGCCATTACCCAGTTTGTAGACACTGTTTTATTTAGTTTTTTAGGCCTTTATAAACTTAATGGAAACTTTGATAGTCTAACGGCTATTTTTGAAATTATTGTTATAAGCTATACTATTAAACTTATAGTTATCGCTGTAGCTGCACCATTTTTAGCACTTTCAAAAAAGATTATACATCACTAA